The Cytophagia bacterium CHB2 genomic sequence TCAGCAACAGCGAGCCGGCGTAATGATAAATCACATAAGACGTGATGCCAGCGAACAAAATAGCGGCAATAATGATGGCCATATGATAAACATTCTCAGCTTGCGTAGTGAGCGTCATCACCGTGGCAATTGCGCCCGGCCCGCTGATCAGCGGAATCGCCAGCGGCACGATGGAAATGTCCTCCTTTTCGTGCGCTTCGATTTGTTCGCTGGGCGTAAGGCGAATGCGCGATTTTTGTGCGGCGAGCATGTGGGTGGCTACGCCGAACAAGATCAATCCGCCGGCAATGCGGAACGCGCCAATCGTGATACCGAACAGCTTGAGGATGAAGCCTCCCATGAGAGTGAACAAAATGAGGATCAACACGCCGACGAGGCAAGCGCGGCGAATGAGGAGATGCCGTTGCGCCGGCGTGTAGTCATTCAACAAACTCGCGAATATCGGAACGTTGCCGAGGGGATCGGTAATCACGAGCACGGCAACGAATGCATTGAGGGCAAAGGCCAGCATGAATCTCCCGACAAAATCTGCACGCCGAACAGCTTTTGCCCGCAAAGAGGAAATCGCCAGAAATCAAACACAAAAGCTATTTCCGTGATTTCCAATTTGCGCGCACGGTATTGATCTTCAGACCTACGTTTGGTTTAATCTAAATAAACCCACAACAAACGCAAGCTCTTGGCGTCGAGATCGTCGGCGCGCACGATGACATAGATGTCATTGTAAATATCCTTGATGAGAACTTCGCCGCTGGCGAGGCGGCGCGGACGTTCATGCCGCCGCGTCATAAAGCTGCGCTCGCCGGCAGTGGTGACCACGCGCCAATGAAACAGCTCGGTTTCATCAGTGACGGCTTTAATGGCAATCACGCGCGGCAAAAAATTGCGCGCACCCAGCTCCTCTTCAATGAGCCGGCGTTGCCTCTCCGCAAGATGTTCCAATGACTCCAACAGCATCAATTCATGGCCTTTATCATCGCGCAGGCTGACATATTGCAGCGGGTAACTCCACGGAAAGCAACACGCAAGCTGCACCGCCGTTTCAGCCAATTCTCCGTTGTCGTTCAACTGTTGTAACACGAGCCGGCCGTCCTCGCGGCGCCGCAAGTTGAGACTTGTGCTCTGCGCTTGCAGAGGAGTTGAATTCTTCAAATGTTCAGTTTCAGATTGTTGTTCCACTGTTTCGATCATATTTTCTCCAAAAGCTTTTGACCCTAAAAACTTGTGCAATCATAGCGTCGCAGGCATGCTGCAAAATCAGATGCGCTAATTTTGCAACGTGCCTGCGCTTTTCATGCCAGGATGGTTTCGGCGTGCAGCAGCTTTCCTGCAGTTTTTTGATCAAACCGCAATCAGCGCCTGCAATTCCATTTGCGTACGATGCAACTTGGCATAAACACCTTCGGGATTGGCCAGCAACTCCTCGTGCGTGCCCTGTTCCACCAGCTTTCCATCTTCCATGATGAAAAGCCGGTCTGCAGCGCTCAACGTCGAGAGGCGATGCGCGATGGCAAACGTCGTGCGTCCTGCAACCAGGCGCTGCAATGCTTCCTGAATTTTCTTCTCCGTCTCGGTGTCCACCGAGCTGGTCGCTTCGTCCAGAATCAACACGCGAGGGTTGTGCAAAATCGCGCGCGCAATGCTGATGCGCTGGCGTTCACCGCCGGAGAGCGTCAGACCGCGCTCGCCGATGATGGTGTCATAGCCGTCTGGCAAACCGCAGATGAATTCGTGCGCGTTGGCCGCGCGCGCCGCGCTGATAATGTCATGCAACGACGCACCTTGCGAACCATAGGCAATATTTTCCGCAATGCTGCCGCGAAAGAGATACGGCTCTTGCAACACCATGCCGATTTGCCTTCTCATGTTGCTCAATTCCAGGTCGCGCACGTCGATGCCGTCGATCTTGACGGCGCCGCTTTTGACATCATAAAAACGGCA encodes the following:
- a CDS encoding NAAT family transporter; its protein translation is MLAFALNAFVAVLVITDPLGNVPIFASLLNDYTPAQRHLLIRRACLVGVLILILFTLMGGFILKLFGITIGAFRIAGGLILFGVATHMLAAQKSRIRLTPSEQIEAHEKEDISIVPLAIPLISGPGAIATVMTLTTQAENVYHMAIIIAAILFAGITSYVIYHYAGSLLLKIGETGLNIMTRLLGLILAVMAVQFVINGVRDSFPEIFGR
- a CDS encoding DUF1854 domain-containing protein gives rise to the protein MIETVEQQSETEHLKNSTPLQAQSTSLNLRRREDGRLVLQQLNDNGELAETAVQLACCFPWSYPLQYVSLRDDKGHELMLLESLEHLAERQRRLIEEELGARNFLPRVIAIKAVTDETELFHWRVVTTAGERSFMTRRHERPRRLASGEVLIKDIYNDIYVIVRADDLDAKSLRLLWVYLD